The nucleotide window GGCCGAGGCTCAGGCTCATGAGATATCCTTGCGCGAGAAGAAGACCGCCCCCAACAACGCCGCGAGCAGCACCAAGGAGATCACCTCGAAGGGCACGGCGTAATCGCCCAGCATCAGCAGGCCGATGGCGCGCGTAGTGGCCGCCGCGGGGACCAAGGCGGAGGCATGACGGTAGAGGCCGCCGAGGCGCCAGAGGCCCGCGCCCGTGATGGCGCAGACCAGCAGCGCCGCAGCCCACTGCTGGTTGACCTGGCGCAGATGCAGGTCCGAGGTGCGGCCCAGCAGCATGACCACGAAGACGATGAGGATGGCGATGCCGCCGACGTAGATGAGCAGCTGTCCGGCGAAGAGGAAGTCCGCGCCGAGGCAGGCGAAGAGGCCCGCGACCCCCGATAGGCTCAAGCCCAG belongs to Elusimicrobiota bacterium and includes:
- a CDS encoding NADH-quinone oxidoreductase subunit J gives rise to the protein MIEAIAFYGMAAVALTGAVLVVSLRNTVHSALALGLSLSGVAGLFACLGADFLFAGQLLIYVGGIAILIVFVVMLLGRTSDLHLRQVNQQWAAALLVCAITGAGLWRLGGLYRHASALVPAAATTRAIGLLMLGDYAVPFEVISLVLLAALLGAVFFSRKDIS